A genomic region of Borreliella burgdorferi B31 contains the following coding sequences:
- a CDS encoding DUF228 domain-containing protein, translated as MSDSIDFQKEIEKLKASKVELESQLESLKKNQAQKIVLDKLQSVNASSYPVFESHKFQDEGLYFAQKGGLKSSSADKFENYQALDFCYKCGVKLIVNGSNLQIAKGGGSDLYGVCVDFDDFSRTGTVVPITCSFECVLITKDKTIKAEDKLIINSEGVLEKSSKNASVIHALALGPALEFKDRRDVYGVRVLFLVKQIKDSI; from the coding sequence ATGAGCGATTCAATTGATTTTCAAAAAGAGATAGAAAAGCTAAAAGCATCAAAAGTAGAACTTGAGAGCCAGCTTGAAAGTTTAAAGAAAAATCAAGCTCAAAAAATTGTTTTAGACAAACTGCAAAGCGTTAATGCTAGCAGTTACCCGGTATTTGAGAGCCACAAATTTCAAGACGAAGGGCTTTATTTTGCTCAAAAAGGCGGACTTAAAAGCTCTTCTGCTGATAAGTTTGAAAATTATCAAGCTTTAGATTTTTGCTACAAATGCGGAGTTAAGCTTATTGTTAACGGTTCAAATTTGCAAATAGCAAAAGGCGGTGGTAGTGATCTTTATGGGGTTTGTGTAGACTTTGACGATTTTTCAAGAACCGGCACGGTTGTTCCAATCACTTGTAGTTTTGAATGTGTTTTGATTACTAAAGACAAAACCATCAAAGCAGAAGACAAATTAATAATAAACAGCGAAGGGGTTTTAGAAAAATCTAGCAAAAATGCATCTGTTATTCACGCTTTAGCATTAGGTCCTGCTTTAGAATTTAAAGACAGAAGAGATGTTTATGGAGTTAGAGTTCTTTTTTTAGTCAAGCAAATAAAAGATTCAATTTAA
- a CDS encoding DUF1357 family protein → MEKMASGTDKNQEDLKESKSKNNEVLSDSLVREFLEYKNLKSASNNLTVNYSHNDLRESVEINKLANDNLSFEYNTENLLAKGYSFKEVVKGQAEELIRKYVKSAQIFAVAGTYNLEEIDPSSRAILIRLAKTNIDQNKNSENSYKVINFQRIKSDQKNNLRDRNAFFNTYHDLRKAMLNQWEEIKNEFYCNKLA, encoded by the coding sequence ATGGAAAAAATGGCTTCAGGCACAGACAAAAACCAAGAAGATTTAAAAGAGTCTAAAAGTAAAAACAATGAAGTTTTAAGCGACTCTTTGGTTCGTGAGTTTTTGGAATATAAAAATCTCAAAAGTGCAAGTAATAACTTAACTGTTAATTATTCTCACAATGACTTAAGAGAATCTGTTGAGATAAATAAACTTGCAAATGATAATTTAAGTTTTGAGTATAATACAGAAAATCTTTTAGCAAAAGGGTATTCTTTTAAAGAGGTTGTAAAAGGACAAGCTGAAGAGCTTATTAGAAAGTATGTAAAATCAGCTCAAATATTTGCTGTAGCTGGAACTTACAACCTTGAAGAGATTGACCCGAGTTCCCGCGCAATACTAATAAGGCTTGCAAAGACTAACATTGATCAGAACAAGAATTCAGAAAATTCATACAAAGTCATAAATTTTCAAAGAATAAAATCAGATCAAAAAAATAATTTAAGAGACAGAAATGCTTTTTTTAACACATATCATGATTTAAGAAAAGCAATGCTTAATCAGTGGGAAGAGATTAAGAATGAATTTTATTGTAATAAATTAGCTTAA
- a CDS encoding peptide ABC transporter substrate-binding protein, with protein MIIKKRGLLILGIATVISCSAMSKPKDDIVFGVGIGNEPTSLDPQFCSDRLGNLIINELFVGLLRGDPKTGGYRPGLAKNWDISYDNTCYTFHLRDDIYWSDGIKITASTIRDSYIMALENELDVPHINLLTSKIKNAQEFYETKLNADEVGVKVINEQTLEITLSRPARYFLDMLTHPIFIPIPTHIVKKFGNKWTSSENMVTSGPFKLKRRILNEEISLEKNEKFYDAKNVAINELIFVTINDTRRIYSMYEHNEIDAIFNNIPLSLINELILREDFYSADINQIGFFSLNTNVKPLNNVKVREALALAVDRETLTYRVLDNNFKATRKISPNINNYNYGKKLKPYNPRKAEKLLAEAGYPDGKNFPTLTIKYNKNDLEKEVASFIQSQWKKVLNIDVEIEPETWVNHISNILKGQYEISVRSWQGDYLDPMAFFNIFETKNSHFASYGYSNPELDELIIKSDLEEDEKLRLEILKKIEEIIIENDYPIIPIYSVAGNYLFKNDKWLGWNTNNSERFALSEIKPIEE; from the coding sequence ATGATAATAAAAAAAAGAGGACTTTTAATACTGGGCATTGCTACTGTAATCTCGTGCTCAGCAATGTCTAAACCAAAAGATGATATTGTCTTTGGTGTTGGAATTGGAAACGAACCAACATCGCTTGATCCACAATTTTGCAGCGATAGGCTAGGTAATTTAATTATAAACGAACTATTTGTAGGGCTTTTAAGGGGTGACCCCAAAACGGGTGGATACAGGCCAGGACTTGCAAAAAATTGGGACATTTCTTACGACAACACCTGCTATACATTCCATTTAAGAGACGACATTTATTGGAGTGACGGCATTAAAATAACAGCAAGCACCATTAGAGATTCCTACATAATGGCCTTAGAAAATGAGCTTGATGTGCCACATATTAACCTATTAACATCAAAGATAAAAAATGCACAAGAATTTTACGAAACAAAATTAAATGCAGATGAAGTTGGAGTAAAGGTAATCAATGAGCAAACTTTAGAAATAACTCTCTCTCGCCCAGCAAGATATTTTCTTGACATGCTTACACACCCAATATTTATACCCATTCCTACGCACATTGTTAAAAAGTTTGGAAACAAATGGACAAGCTCAGAAAACATGGTTACAAGCGGGCCTTTCAAGCTAAAAAGAAGGATCTTAAACGAAGAAATATCTCTTGAAAAAAATGAAAAATTCTATGATGCTAAAAACGTTGCTATTAATGAGCTCATATTTGTTACTATAAACGACACCCGCAGAATTTACAGTATGTACGAGCACAACGAAATAGATGCTATTTTTAATAACATCCCCTTAAGCCTTATTAATGAGCTTATCTTAAGAGAAGATTTTTATTCAGCTGACATTAATCAAATTGGGTTTTTTTCACTAAACACAAATGTTAAACCTCTTAACAATGTAAAAGTAAGAGAAGCATTGGCTCTTGCGGTTGACAGAGAAACTCTAACTTACAGAGTTCTTGACAACAACTTTAAAGCAACAAGAAAAATAAGCCCTAATATTAACAACTATAATTATGGGAAAAAGCTTAAGCCATACAACCCGCGAAAAGCAGAAAAGCTCTTAGCCGAAGCTGGATATCCAGATGGTAAAAATTTTCCAACTCTTACAATAAAATACAATAAAAATGACCTTGAAAAAGAAGTTGCTAGTTTTATTCAAAGCCAATGGAAAAAAGTTTTAAATATTGATGTAGAAATTGAGCCTGAAACATGGGTCAACCACATATCAAATATTTTAAAAGGTCAATATGAGATCTCAGTAAGGTCCTGGCAAGGAGATTATTTAGATCCCATGGCATTCTTTAATATATTTGAAACTAAAAACTCACATTTTGCATCTTACGGATATTCAAATCCTGAACTTGATGAGCTTATAATAAAATCCGATCTTGAAGAGGATGAAAAACTAAGATTAGAAATATTAAAAAAGATAGAAGAAATAATTATTGAAAATGATTATCCAATAATTCCAATATACAGTGTTGCGGGAAACTATCTTTTTAAAAACGACAAATGGCTAGGGTGGAATACAAACAATTCAGAAAGATTTGCCCTATCAGAAATAAAACCTATAGAAGAATAA
- a CDS encoding DUF1473 family protein → MRYKLKILTRAKTHTYVLKDIPMYDWDSVLGFDVERDELISKLNDLRTLKEITKLMISRGFLDEFYEILNKERRYSELYKYALPTILFSVQYSLFETIEGFKKPGLVYIESFQDKNGDYIKYDYINERWSYDLITNSKPSDLNSEDSLEPGFESLLQEGSNE, encoded by the coding sequence ATGAGATACAAGTTAAAAATATTAACCAGAGCCAAAACACATACATACGTTTTAAAAGATATTCCCATGTACGATTGGGACAGCGTTTTAGGATTTGACGTTGAAAGAGATGAGCTTATTAGCAAGCTTAATGATCTGCGAACATTAAAAGAAATAACCAAACTAATGATCTCAAGAGGTTTTTTAGATGAATTTTACGAAATTTTAAACAAAGAGAGAAGATATTCTGAGCTTTACAAGTACGCTCTTCCCACAATTCTTTTTTCAGTTCAGTATTCACTTTTTGAAACAATTGAAGGTTTTAAAAAGCCCGGGTTGGTTTACATTGAAAGTTTTCAAGATAAAAACGGCGACTACATTAAGTATGACTACATTAATGAGCGCTGGAGTTATGATTTAATCACAAACAGCAAGCCTTCAGACTTAAACTCAGAAGATTCTTTAGAGCCTGGTTTTGAGTCTTTGTTGCAAGAAGGTAGCAATGAATAA
- a CDS encoding DUF3890 domain-containing protein gives MNDSKLDTNQALSANLKTLKSENLESLQRVYEQILKLLMLDFKDLSIKEFFLYLNLLENILILKRIRIESLNDSTMFVLIYYFIGCELKRRNRLKGFNLNNIKSEKFKEISLEYFPTNLDSSSCGGDFCKCLDDLIKDLRAKGSLIGVVK, from the coding sequence ATGAATGACAGTAAATTAGATACCAATCAGGCCTTAAGTGCAAATTTAAAAACTCTAAAGAGTGAGAATTTAGAATCACTGCAAAGAGTGTATGAGCAAATACTTAAGCTTTTAATGCTTGATTTTAAAGATCTAAGTATCAAAGAATTTTTTTTATATTTAAATTTACTTGAAAATATTTTAATTCTCAAGAGAATAAGAATTGAAAGTTTAAATGATTCTACAATGTTTGTTTTAATTTATTATTTTATTGGTTGCGAGTTAAAAAGACGAAACAGATTAAAGGGTTTTAATTTAAATAACATTAAGTCTGAAAAATTTAAAGAGATATCATTGGAATATTTTCCCACAAATCTTGACTCTAGCAGCTGTGGGGGCGATTTTTGCAAATGCTTGGATGATTTAATAAAAGATTTAAGAGCAAAAGGCTCTCTAATAGGAGTAGTTAAATGA
- a CDS encoding DUF787 family protein has translation MPKDTISVSFVQNRLAFNNVNYYNPLLIYKSNVLASKHLALSVTNLQDLLEKLEMQKAQESDSSKKKIAEEQLSALKKSMSDFFGQDGLKSVDFYVYNQIKEIKDFLKSNLHPFVVFVNQAEDVISSDFEEIRKICNFIVISTKDANLPDFLKGKDKSELKNIIAVYAGKQNLHLKFTAAYLHQASIFHAVNPYGMILNAVPVYDDSLIDSLRKTNINFYSLLNETGNDGILAFKEGVSLSGDPIDETFTLFYIKNEAIKELIRIWNKNNRANSKLGSLNLDGNLPNEYTAGLECFFHELKQKGLIVSYKEIKLKINSSEGLSLSLEVALKYNDSFNSVNLIITTQEINEYLRRAS, from the coding sequence ATGCCAAAAGATACAATAAGCGTTAGTTTTGTGCAAAACAGACTAGCTTTCAATAATGTTAATTATTACAATCCGCTTTTAATCTACAAAAGCAATGTTTTAGCAAGTAAGCACTTAGCATTAAGTGTTACAAATTTACAAGATCTTCTTGAAAAACTTGAGATGCAAAAGGCCCAAGAGTCTGATTCTTCCAAGAAGAAAATAGCAGAAGAGCAGCTGAGCGCTTTAAAAAAATCAATGAGCGATTTTTTTGGGCAAGACGGGCTTAAGTCTGTTGATTTTTATGTTTACAACCAGATTAAAGAGATTAAAGATTTTTTAAAATCCAATTTACATCCGTTTGTAGTTTTTGTAAATCAAGCAGAAGATGTTATTAGTAGCGATTTTGAAGAGATTAGAAAAATTTGCAATTTTATTGTAATTTCTACTAAAGATGCCAATTTGCCTGATTTTTTAAAAGGCAAAGACAAAAGTGAGCTTAAAAATATTATTGCTGTTTACGCCGGCAAGCAAAATTTGCACCTTAAGTTTACAGCAGCGTATTTGCATCAAGCAAGTATTTTTCACGCTGTTAATCCTTATGGGATGATTTTAAACGCTGTTCCTGTTTATGATGATTCTCTTATTGATTCTCTTAGAAAGACCAATATTAATTTTTACTCACTTCTTAATGAAACCGGCAATGACGGCATTTTAGCTTTCAAAGAAGGGGTTAGTCTCTCAGGCGATCCGATTGATGAGACTTTTACGCTTTTTTACATTAAAAATGAAGCAATCAAAGAGCTTATTAGAATTTGGAATAAAAACAATAGAGCTAACAGCAAGCTTGGTTCTTTAAATTTGGACGGCAATTTGCCAAACGAATACACAGCAGGGCTTGAATGTTTTTTCCATGAACTTAAACAAAAAGGTCTTATTGTCTCTTACAAGGAGATTAAACTTAAAATTAACTCTTCTGAGGGCTTAAGCTTAAGCTTAGAGGTTGCGCTTAAGTACAATGACAGCTTTAATAGCGTTAATTTAATAATAACAACACAAGAGATAAACGAATATTTAAGGAGAGCATCATAA
- a CDS encoding DUF792 family protein, with protein MIKEQASKLIKEIVNQISSLASISNFVLLFPRLDFKGLGYIPQLFFIFVKHDLIEENLSSVSSARAVIDFTNTKSEYVNFNITPRPEIVTINKGILSSIYDQTLIRALRETPFMNSALEFNSNFIKMQFRQRFNLGVYYSMYSPSVGFHEVVSISSLKLKDTVYLEEVEISLQVKICKTFNILTYKG; from the coding sequence GTGATTAAAGAGCAAGCTAGTAAGTTAATAAAAGAGATTGTAAATCAAATTTCAAGTTTAGCAAGCATTTCTAATTTTGTTTTACTTTTTCCAAGGCTTGATTTTAAAGGCCTTGGGTACATTCCCCAGCTATTTTTTATTTTTGTAAAGCACGATCTAATAGAAGAAAATCTCTCAAGTGTAAGCTCAGCCCGTGCAGTAATTGATTTTACAAATACAAAAAGTGAATATGTAAACTTTAACATTACTCCAAGGCCTGAGATTGTAACAATTAATAAAGGGATTTTGTCATCTATTTATGATCAAACTTTGATAAGAGCTTTAAGAGAAACTCCTTTTATGAATAGTGCTTTAGAATTTAATAGCAATTTTATAAAAATGCAATTCAGGCAAAGGTTTAATCTGGGGGTTTATTACAGCATGTACAGCCCTTCGGTGGGGTTTCACGAGGTGGTAAGCATTAGTTCATTAAAGCTTAAAGACACAGTTTATCTAGAGGAGGTTGAAATTAGTTTGCAAGTAAAAATTTGCAAAACGTTTAATATTTTGACTTATAAAGGTTAA
- a CDS encoding DUF1463 domain-containing protein, whose product MREYYSLDLIFFSFNDNLIDTGTLEYSTEPNVMAKASTEDRNFPIPSFRDPRTVVHIFDLEVSKGSLDYKLLTKLSNEQFYENVPKSKKLKRLVFNDQMGLKIISNSAFFAEIPTRKYSADNDTVKFTIHAINCDVEKAS is encoded by the coding sequence ATGAGAGAATATTATTCACTTGATTTAATATTTTTTAGCTTTAATGACAATTTAATAGACACAGGCACTCTTGAGTACAGCACAGAGCCTAATGTAATGGCTAAAGCAAGCACAGAAGACAGAAATTTTCCAATTCCAAGCTTTAGAGATCCAAGAACCGTTGTTCATATTTTTGATTTAGAAGTAAGCAAAGGGTCTCTTGATTACAAACTCTTAACAAAGCTAAGCAACGAGCAATTTTACGAGAATGTACCAAAATCTAAAAAGTTAAAAAGATTGGTGTTTAACGATCAAATGGGACTTAAAATTATTTCAAATAGTGCCTTTTTTGCAGAAATTCCAACTAGAAAGTATTCAGCTGATAATGATACTGTTAAGTTTACAATTCATGCAATCAATTGTGATGTTGAGAAAGCAAGTTAA
- a CDS encoding DUF764 family protein, protein MIIGLNESVQFLIKILTNFKKYLYLKEIELEILNTYNHPYLEKFATNTSNLLVLKSESFEGLTPRNLRGRNSCKEFNEFRLRFSLYFLSFVLFKAYKDSYENICKVYEHFLEFLHENRFKFEFTKELEGDSYLLLTYYLCSISNLNNDGLLGVSNMHANMCFSFNQIFVANIQVLKQER, encoded by the coding sequence ATGATTATAGGACTAAATGAGTCTGTACAGTTTTTAATAAAAATACTTACAAATTTTAAAAAATATTTATATCTTAAAGAAATAGAATTGGAAATCTTAAACACTTACAACCACCCGTATTTGGAAAAGTTTGCTACAAATACTAGCAATTTACTTGTATTAAAAAGTGAGTCTTTCGAAGGTCTTACCCCCAGAAATCTAAGGGGTAGAAATTCTTGTAAAGAGTTTAATGAATTTAGATTAAGGTTTTCGCTTTATTTTTTAAGTTTTGTTTTATTTAAAGCTTACAAAGATTCTTATGAGAACATTTGCAAAGTGTATGAACACTTTTTGGAATTTTTACACGAGAATAGATTTAAGTTTGAGTTTACAAAAGAGCTTGAAGGCGATTCTTATTTGCTTTTAACTTATTATCTTTGCTCGATTAGCAATTTAAATAATGATGGGCTTCTTGGTGTTTCTAATATGCACGCCAATATGTGTTTTAGTTTTAATCAGATTTTTGTTGCAAATATACAGGTTTTAAAACAAGAGAGATAA
- a CDS encoding DUF1322 family protein: MNKQEIATSYFKYIDYLTRETNKYYFPVVMGICTYKDVKKMGYKELVEVNRVANLKLNKEIYERFLSFSSVF; this comes from the coding sequence ATGAATAAGCAAGAGATTGCGACTAGTTATTTTAAATACATAGACTATTTGACAAGAGAAACTAATAAGTATTATTTTCCTGTTGTAATGGGCATTTGTACATACAAAGATGTTAAAAAAATGGGCTACAAGGAGCTTGTAGAGGTTAACCGAGTAGCCAATTTAAAGCTTAACAAGGAAATATACGAGAGGTTTTTGTCTTTTAGTAGCGTGTTTTAA
- a CDS encoding DUF1073 domain-containing protein: MIFKKMINEFKMEIKNNKSKINPIDVYRYSIFFRNYIESTAEDALKNGINLSLLEKSCLKESSKSLLGLKVQLKEALLEAMISYRFNGAGYILVKPKSEDEDLSKKVNSELPTGFKYLDFQKIINKRDSSYVEYLSNSKDPDDFERARVVKIDKSRVIIYENYDYVLGEQEPAYTQSLLLNICLLEQIYLEIEKRIRNYNFLFYKDEHLVGLVESLEIAKEEINVLANSKGKIFSTFFKAQEPNKSFQALSSVSDELSRELSKIKNTLNNDGIFYTASENARLEVIKYDLEFLKDAFELVKAKIGADTKEPLTRSFNEQVKGLGSSGKGDKSNYYDYLKGVQESVANACNLKLNKYYRLNMKFNELEALSYEQRLQKDNLLLDVYFKYLELIKNENLSDKAKENLKEQLSLVI, from the coding sequence ATGATATTTAAAAAAATGATTAACGAATTTAAAATGGAAATAAAAAACAATAAATCCAAAATCAATCCTATTGATGTTTACAGATATTCAATTTTTTTTAGAAACTACATAGAAAGTACCGCAGAAGATGCACTTAAGAATGGAATTAATTTAAGCCTGCTTGAAAAGTCTTGCTTGAAAGAAAGCAGCAAGTCTCTTTTGGGGTTAAAGGTTCAGTTAAAAGAAGCTCTTCTTGAAGCAATGATAAGCTACAGATTTAATGGAGCAGGTTATATTTTGGTAAAACCCAAAAGTGAAGATGAAGATTTAAGCAAAAAGGTTAACAGCGAATTACCCACAGGTTTTAAATATTTGGATTTTCAAAAAATTATTAACAAAAGAGATTCTAGTTACGTGGAGTACCTTTCTAACTCAAAAGACCCGGATGATTTTGAGAGAGCAAGAGTTGTAAAAATAGATAAAAGCAGAGTAATAATTTATGAAAATTATGATTATGTTTTAGGCGAGCAAGAACCTGCTTACACGCAAAGTTTGCTGCTTAACATTTGTCTTTTAGAACAAATTTATTTAGAAATAGAAAAAAGAATAAGAAATTATAATTTTTTGTTTTACAAAGACGAACATTTGGTGGGACTTGTTGAATCTTTAGAGATTGCAAAAGAAGAAATTAATGTTTTGGCAAACAGCAAAGGCAAAATATTTTCTACCTTTTTTAAAGCTCAAGAGCCAAACAAAAGTTTTCAAGCATTAAGTAGCGTCTCTGACGAGCTTAGCAGAGAGCTTAGCAAGATTAAAAACACTCTAAACAATGATGGAATTTTTTACACAGCATCAGAGAATGCACGCCTAGAAGTAATAAAATATGATTTAGAGTTTTTAAAAGACGCATTTGAACTTGTTAAAGCAAAAATTGGCGCTGATACCAAAGAGCCTTTAACCAGAAGCTTTAATGAGCAAGTCAAAGGGCTTGGCAGCAGCGGCAAGGGAGATAAAAGCAATTATTATGATTATTTAAAAGGCGTTCAAGAATCTGTTGCTAATGCGTGCAATCTCAAGCTTAACAAATATTACAGATTAAATATGAAGTTTAATGAGCTTGAAGCTTTAAGCTATGAGCAAAGACTTCAAAAAGACAATTTGCTTCTTGATGTTTATTTTAAATATTTAGAGCTAATTAAAAATGAAAATCTAAGCGACAAGGCAAAAGAAAATTTAAAAGAACAATTAAGTTTGGTTATTTAA
- a CDS encoding outer membrane protein, protein MIKFKLILIFFLFIVSTTYASVARPFDFRKWNFKKDIDLAYVLMHDLDNGILIKSQDKAGSIKSQEVLTKLNALNAYCNNLQRIIKAKLVRGRFQKEVELPLLKIIRKYKYLTRNYKNKSLIENPEYTKLIAERIIKKALFLENYFQSNRLKNVKSGENIKKRISDNQSKLKSLRSKPNKSVGSKFSKNSRPSKSPQGVKKCNKRRILDKYDLNGAESEFLDDPSQESDELEREYQDDELESEDPDDGEREYQDDRESRDDTFNEDQSEDEFFDSLEDQFI, encoded by the coding sequence ATGATAAAATTTAAACTTATTTTAATATTTTTTTTATTTATTGTTTCAACGACATATGCAAGTGTTGCAAGACCATTTGATTTTAGAAAATGGAATTTCAAAAAAGACATAGATTTGGCGTATGTATTAATGCATGATCTTGACAATGGGATTTTAATCAAATCTCAAGATAAAGCTGGCAGCATCAAAAGTCAAGAAGTGCTTACTAAGCTTAATGCACTGAATGCCTATTGTAATAATTTGCAAAGAATAATAAAAGCAAAACTTGTTAGGGGTAGATTTCAAAAAGAAGTGGAATTACCACTACTTAAGATTATTAGAAAATATAAATATTTAACAAGAAATTACAAAAACAAAAGCCTTATTGAAAATCCGGAATATACGAAACTTATTGCAGAGAGAATTATTAAAAAAGCTCTTTTTCTGGAAAACTATTTTCAATCCAATAGGCTTAAGAATGTAAAATCTGGTGAAAATATTAAAAAAAGAATATCTGACAATCAGAGCAAACTGAAGTCTTTAAGGAGCAAGCCTAACAAATCTGTTGGTTCAAAGTTTTCAAAAAACTCAAGACCTTCCAAAAGCCCACAAGGTGTAAAAAAATGCAACAAAAGACGAATCTTAGATAAGTATGATCTTAACGGTGCAGAAAGTGAATTTTTAGATGATCCAAGCCAAGAATCAGACGAGCTAGAAAGAGAGTACCAAGACGATGAGCTAGAAAGCGAAGATCCAGATGATGGGGAAAGAGAGTACCAAGATGATCGAGAAAGCAGAGACGATACATTTAATGAAGACCAGAGTGAAGATGAGTTTTTTGATTCTCTTGAAGATCAGTTTATTTAA
- a CDS encoding DUF1506 family protein, with the protein MKSLEMINISLSNIISIYSQELFFCKFRVIKDPINASYETRFKSSDTVVFKGMFLLINPEEVVEIEGVNIFDQNSYAKVYTLENLEFEYGDLVKIFDDVYSILGVQKSYKEGLNYNTLVLRSSC; encoded by the coding sequence ATGAAATCTTTAGAGATGATTAATATTAGTTTAAGTAATATTATAAGTATATATTCACAAGAACTTTTTTTCTGTAAATTCAGAGTAATCAAAGATCCAATAAATGCATCTTATGAAACTAGATTTAAAAGTTCTGATACTGTTGTTTTTAAAGGAATGTTTTTGTTAATTAATCCAGAAGAAGTAGTTGAGATTGAAGGTGTAAATATTTTTGATCAAAATAGTTACGCCAAGGTGTATACTCTTGAGAATTTGGAATTTGAGTACGGAGATTTGGTTAAGATTTTTGATGATGTTTATTCGATCTTGGGGGTTCAAAAAAGTTACAAAGAAGGTCTAAATTACAATACTCTAGTTTTAAGGAGCTCTTGTTGA
- a CDS encoding Mlp family lipoprotein: MQRISILLMLLAVFSCKQFGDVKSLTEIDSGNGIPLVVSDVVKDLIPKEISLTPEEAEKLESLKVFLKDAMSVNGREEALKAEYEKSYKEFFDWLSKDVNRQKEFISSFDNISSIVSKAVDASKKRRPTEQQSLGFKEYVCYKIKNSKGEALSLFFQKVVDAFGADPYKKDNDESVQKPVKCNEEIFKVIKKVLTESESNNELKNLKNYGNV; encoded by the coding sequence ATGCAAAGGATAAGTATTTTATTAATGTTATTGGCGGTGTTTTCTTGTAAGCAGTTTGGCGATGTTAAATCGCTTACAGAAATTGATTCTGGGAATGGCATCCCTCTTGTTGTTAGCGATGTAGTTAAGGATTTGATTCCCAAAGAGATTTCTTTAACTCCCGAAGAAGCTGAAAAGCTAGAGTCTTTAAAAGTCTTTTTAAAAGATGCAATGAGTGTTAATGGTAGAGAAGAAGCTTTAAAAGCTGAGTACGAAAAATCTTATAAAGAATTTTTTGATTGGCTTTCTAAGGATGTTAACAGACAAAAAGAATTTATAAGCTCTTTTGACAATATTTCTAGCATTGTTTCTAAAGCAGTAGATGCAAGCAAAAAGCGACGCCCCACTGAGCAACAATCTTTAGGCTTTAAAGAATATGTTTGCTATAAAATTAAAAATAGCAAAGGGGAGGCTTTAAGTTTATTTTTCCAAAAGGTAGTTGATGCATTTGGTGCTGATCCTTACAAAAAAGATAATGATGAGAGTGTTCAAAAACCTGTAAAATGCAATGAAGAGATTTTTAAAGTAATTAAAAAAGTGCTTACTGAAAGCGAGAGTAACAACGAATTGAAAAATTTGAAAAATTATGGAAATGTTTAA